The segment AATTTCATTCTAAAtgctaatgaaaaaaaaaggaattttggTTAAAATGTGATCTATTGTTTTCTTGCAGAAATTTACAGggaattttatctattttgttgAACCTGTAATTCCAAAGGAGACCATCAGGCAGATTCTGCAAAGAGTGGGGTACTCCATCGTCACAGACACGGAATATATAATGGGAAGAACAGTAGATGCAGAAGAGGCAAAACTGGCCGCCTTTGAATTATACCTCTCTAGAATTCAGTGTGAAGAGCTGATTTTGCTAATAAATGAAGGTAGGACTGACTGTGTAAATCTCTTTATTAACGGACCCAGCACTGAAAGAAAGAATGAAATGGAAAATTCAGGACTGGCTGTTAAAAGTAACTATAAAGTTGCTGACGACCGAGAAACTGAAgacataaataatttaaattctAAACGTAAAAAATCTGAGCAAATCAATTTTAAGAACTCTAAAAAGCAGTCTGACAATTTCACCCTAGCTGCCGCTCAGAAAAACGGTGAAGACTCTGTCTGCGAAACTTCTACCAAGCGCTTAAACTACTGttataataaacattttgaaAACGACGAGTTCCTCAATAAATACAGTGACCTCAATTTGGCCCAGCAGCCAATTTTCCCTTTACATAACAGACAAATCAATATAAATCTCAAGGAGTTGAAAGAAGAGTGGGTACAGCTAGCGTACGCCGAACCAAACATTGTCAAACCACATCACCCAGAATCCTTTGCTAAAGAATCGGAACCGGGCACTTCTAAAGGCGGAGAACTTGCTCAAGACCCAAATTGCGACCACAAATGTGAAAACATTGACGTGAGGACATCAGCGGATGGTCAGAGTAGATCGGACGCTAAGAGGCCTCCTGTGCTCAGCGAGTCTCCTGTCGAATTAAACATGCCAAATAAACAGGGACAATCTGAGCGTTTAGTGAATAAACTAAAGATGGAAACAATGGTCGATGAGCCATTGACTTGCCCTGTTGAAGAAACATTACCTCCAGATCCAGTGGACTTTTCAAATAGCAATAATCTGTGCCAGTGGAAGCCAACGTGGACATTCCGCAAAAGCAAAGACGTGGTGGATGGCGCCACCAGTCCGGCGTCTACATCTGGTTTCTCCATAATGAACAAGGTGACAGAGGGTAGTGCATTTACAGAGTATTTAAACAGACTCCGAGAACCTCCCAACTCCACCTACATTCCACCAGGAGTGGCAGAAAGACAATGTTTAAGAATCACTGATCTACAGCCAGAAGAAAATCACTTAGAGTCACCGTCTCCATCAGCAGACATGGTTCTGGTCAACGAGAGTTTGTATGACATGAACGAAGATACCAGGGAAGACTTTGTGATGATCACAAAGAAAGATCCTCTCCAAAACTGAATGATGGTCTTATTATACACTAAGAACATATCATGCTATGATTCATTAAAAATCAGAACCTTCACAAAGGGGAGTATCACATATTTTGTTTAATAGGTTTTTACCTGCTGATATGGATGAGATGAAGCTCTCAAAAGTTATAGTCCAAGCAAAAGGCATTTGGCGGCATTTCTATCAGCATGCAGGACTTTCCTACAGCCTATAGGTGGCGTTGTGTACTTTTCATTCACTGGACAGCATTTTGTTGGCGGAAAAAAGGTCTTTAACGAGGACGACAGAAGCTCACCTACAAAGTAAATATGAAGAAGAGAAGGGGCACATTTTTCTATTTACGcaacattttataaaattgtttttatatgtttatgacACAATCACTAATCTGTGGCTGTTGTGACACTTAAGCAGTTTTTATTGCGAGAAGACCTTTTCTGATTGACAATTGGTGTTCATTGAACGGTGATACAGAGGTAATAGATGTGAATAGTTAACCAAAGTGTAAGGGCGAGTGCACATGGATGGGTCTAATCCACTCATACTATCCTGTTTTTGGAAGGAGAGAGAGACGATTGGCTAACATCAACTTTCTAGAGATTATTGAGCCTAAGAGAAAAGTTCCACGCGTCTTTACATAATTCAGGACTTAGGACGACACAGAAATAAGGACTCGTCCTTTTCCTTCAGGTCAGTGCTTGTCCTGGGTTATGTGACAATTATTCTCTCATCTACTAGTAGAAAAATGAGATGAGGCAGATTATAATCGTCCATATGCATGTAGCATAAAAATtcgatatgtatatataatatgggcCAGAATTATCTTCGGCTGCAACATTCACGAAACCTGCATTTAAAGAACTAGCACGGAACTTGAGCTTAGTTCAGATACGcgaatctcaagatacgtttccaattgaatttgggtATAATTAGGCTCTGGCTATACATTACTTGTCGTATGTAGACGGACAGACTGCAGGACACgcacatgcatatatgcaatataaaagtCCCATCAGGACGCatgcaacaaaaaaaattataaaataaatgaacaatgcacaatactataatcattaaaattggtggtttttttttccattcatagtaaatacataaatctggatgttcttaatgcgtactgtaaaTACAATTCCTTttcatagtctatcttacttgcatacacatgttgtgtgctagctagtggcactatcagttggcatttacacctgtcctgtaccTGCTAACAAATACGTACTTAggggaaacccaggacttgaattggccgcatctgcattggcacgCCATTAATGTGCACTGCCTGCGTTCATTCGCCCCCTCCCTCCGCCGTTCCACCCTTGTAGGCAGTTGTTTCATTTGCGTCCAAATAGGAATTCCTTATATTAGCGTAAGGTTAGTTTCTGAGCACGCTCAGAGCTATTTCTCACAAGGTATGGCACGCAAAGGGACTTGCACCcacagatgaatcaggccccatatatatatatatatatatatatatatatatatatatatctaatatataaatgcttagtggcgtctgtctgtctgtgtgtgtgtgaaaaaaaaaccaagttgcagcgccacctgctggggggagttatacactgacctactaaattcttagtgtgtgtgggaaaaaaaattcaaaaagggctgaaatttggtagggctcaaactcatttccgtgaggtaattttacctcatgaacacacatgtgtagaggtgtgtgttagtgtgtgtgtgtgtggaaaaaactattttctctgaaagggctcatccaattgacctgaaatttggtatactgacattatttgacaaaaaaattagaatagtcaagtcagttaacttccatcatccccccttcccccagtgggaggggtagtagaggctaaatttacgagttgaggggtcaaactcatttttgtgaggtcattttacctcatgaacacacattaaaaagggcgcttgcgtcgggaagtaacgctcttcccctgaggaggcctgggctaggcccaaatgcatgacaagaacctttttaagaccttaagtagcttgatttgactagaatgcatgagtatcatgcacgggttaacatatatatatatatatatatatatatatatatatatatatatatacatatataatatatgagatTTGAAAGGGATGCACCAGTCAGAAGATGGTTGAGATAGACACTTTATAAAGAGAATTATTACCTGTCTACACTTtgatcataaaatataaataatttaatagacGATAAGATAGCTGGTACTGACGAATGAAAGACTTGTAAATAAACTTGTGTTTTTAATCATTGTGCCAGAATTGAAGTATATAATGCCTGCACCCCTGATATTTCCAGCGCCCACTGCTTAACTTCCTGGCTTGCGGTGGCGGTTGTGGTAGCAGACACCGGCTCACGCGGGTCCAGATTTTCAACATTGAAATGTATAACTTCTAAGTGTTATTTTTACTAGAATTCTCTATTCGTTGGATCAATGTAGTTATGAAGTATTGATTATTTTATCTCAAAGTTCTGCACCTCGTGCCAAACGTCAAACTCAAGGCTGGAAATATCAGCTGTTCACTGTATGTTACGTTCTATCGTGCAGTCCTTTAACACTGCCTATGGCCGTTATTGTCTTACACTAATAAAGGTTAAAGGTCTTTTCATCTTCTTCCCTCTCCCAGGGCATTTACCACACTACATTTTCTTTTCTCGATAGTATGTAATACCTACTGACATCTGCATCTTCTCTAGAAGAGACTGAATTAATCGTTTATACTAATGTTAAGAGCTCCAAAGCTAGAGTAATATTTACAACGTAAGCACTGTAGATCCATCCTGGAGAGAGGCTATCAATACGTCCGTATCAGCCCCTCGTAGAATGATGGTATTCAACCATTGTATTGATAGCTCCACCCATCATGTTGATGGCCCCACCCATCATGTTGATGCTCCACCCATTCAATCTCTATACCACTACTATTAACTTGCAATTCTGTA is part of the Mixophyes fleayi isolate aMixFle1 chromosome 10, aMixFle1.hap1, whole genome shotgun sequence genome and harbors:
- the LOC142104378 gene encoding uncharacterized protein LOC142104378, which encodes MKGTAERLKLYEEYISYYEDRSHEGNISLCDKLDGQLLSACDSLATPGSFYSQPIRENFVRSKEEHRAEVLRRTMKGFAILELICVNLFLYPWRKEIRTLKKFTGNFIYFVEPVIPKETIRQILQRVGYSIVTDTEYIMGRTVDAEEAKLAAFELYLSRIQCEELILLINEGRTDCVNLFINGPSTERKNEMENSGLAVKSNYKVADDRETEDINNLNSKRKKSEQINFKNSKKQSDNFTLAAAQKNGEDSVCETSTKRLNYCYNKHFENDEFLNKYSDLNLAQQPIFPLHNRQININLKELKEEWVQLAYAEPNIVKPHHPESFAKESEPGTSKGGELAQDPNCDHKCENIDVRTSADGQSRSDAKRPPVLSESPVELNMPNKQGQSERLVNKLKMETMVDEPLTCPVEETLPPDPVDFSNSNNLCQWKPTWTFRKSKDVVDGATSPASTSGFSIMNKVTEGSAFTEYLNRLREPPNSTYIPPGVAERQCLRITDLQPEENHLESPSPSADMVLVNESLYDMNEDTREDFVMITKKDPLQN